The sequence below is a genomic window from Mycobacterium sp. ITM-2016-00316.
CGCCTTCGGCTCCGACAGTCCGGTCACCGGGCTGAACCCGTGGGCGACCGTGCGGGCAGCGATCCGGCACCGCACCCCGGGCAGCGGCGTGTCGGCCCGGGCGGCGTTCTCCGCGGCGACCCGCGGCGCCTGGCGCGCCGGCGGCGTGCGTGACGGCGTCACCGGCACCCTGGTGCCCGGCGCACCCGCCTCCTACGCGATCTGGGAGGCCGGTGATCTGAGGTCAGCACCCCCGCGTCCGACACCGCGGCCCGCTGGTCCACCGATCCGCGCTCGCGAGTGCCCGCGTTGCCGCAGTTGGACGCTGAGGCCGATTTCCCGCGCTGCCTGCGAACCGTCCACCGTGGCAAGGTGCTTCATGGCTGACGCCGATACCGTCGACGACGCCCCTGCCGGTACCGCGGACACCGCTGCTCCCGGCCGCGGCGCCCGGATCGCCGGTGCCACTTGGCGTGCACTGAGCGGGCGGCTGATCCGGCTGGCCGCCTCGGTGGTCGCCGGCGTCCTGCTGTATCTCAGCTTCCCCCCGGTCGGCTGGTGGTGGGCGGCCTTCCCGTCGCTGGCCCTGCTCGGCTGGGTGCTCACCCGTAGGCAGACCACCCGGGCCGGTGGATTCGGCTACGGTCTGCTCTTCGGGCTGGCCTTCTACCTGCCGTTGATCCCGTGGGTGGGACTGTTCGTCGGGACCGGGCCCTGGCTGGCGCTGTCGCTGCTGCAGGCGCTGTTCCCGGCCCTGTTCGGTCTGCTCGCCGTCACCGTCCGCGGGTTGCCGGGCTGGCCGATCTGGTTCGCCGCGGAATGGGCGGTGCAGGAGTGGCTGAAATCGAGTGTGCCGTTCGGCGGCTTCCCGTGGGGTGTCGTCGCCTTCGGGCAAGCCGAGGGGCCGCTGCTGCCGCTCGCACAGCTCGGGGGCGCCCCGCTGGTATCCGTCGCGGTGGCGCTGGTCGGGTTCAGCCTGACCGCGCTGAGCCTGGAGATCGTGATGTGGTGGCGGCGCAGCCACCCGAGCGCCGAGGGCTCGGATGCGGCCCGGCCGGAGGCGGTGCTGCCGGGCGTGATCATCTGCGTGGTGCTGCTGGCCACCGCACTGGTGTGGCCGGGGATACGGCAGGCCGGCGCGGGGGCAGGCGAACACCCGTCGGTGACGGTGGCCGCGGTGCAGGGCAACGTGCCACGGCTGGGGCTGGACTTCAACGCGCAGCGCCGCGCGGTGCTCGACAACCACGTCGCCCAGACCCTGAAACTGGCCGAGGACGTGCGGGCCGGTCGCGCGCCGCAGCCGATGGTGGTGATCTGGCCGGAGAACTCCTCCGATATCGACCCGTTGCGCAATACCGACGCCGCCGCGCAGATCTCGGCGGCCGCACGCGCCATCCGGGCCCCGATCCTGGTGGGCACGGTGCTGGCCGCCCCCGGCTACACCCGCGACTCCCCGGTGGCGACGAACACGGTGCTGGTGTGGGATCCCGAAACCGGCCCGCAGGACCGCCACGACAAACGGATCATCCAGCCGTTCGGTGAGTACCTGCCCTGGCGGGACTTCTTCCGCAGGTTCTCGTCCTACGCCGACCGCGCCGGCTATTTCCTGCCCGGCGACGGCACCGGCGTCGTGCAGGCTGCCGGCATCCCGATCGGGGTGGCCACCTGTTGGGAGGTGATCTTCGACCGGGCCGTCCGCGATTCCGTGCTCAACGGGGCCCAGCTGCTCGCGGTACCCGCCAACAACGCCACCTTCGACGCGGCCATGAGCGCCCAGCAGTTGGCGTTCGCCCGGCTGCGGGCCGTCGAGCACGACCGGTACGTGGTGGTGTCGGGGACCACCGGGATCAGCGCCGTAGTCGCCCCCGACGGCCATGCGCTGGCCACCACGGAGTTTTTCGAACCGGCCTACCTGGACATGGCGGTGCGGCTGAAATCGAACATCACCTTCGCCACCGACTGGGGCCCCGCCGTGCAATGGGCGCTGGTCGGAGTCGGCGTTGCGGCTGTGATCGCCGCCATG
It includes:
- the lnt gene encoding apolipoprotein N-acyltransferase, with amino-acid sequence MADADTVDDAPAGTADTAAPGRGARIAGATWRALSGRLIRLAASVVAGVLLYLSFPPVGWWWAAFPSLALLGWVLTRRQTTRAGGFGYGLLFGLAFYLPLIPWVGLFVGTGPWLALSLLQALFPALFGLLAVTVRGLPGWPIWFAAEWAVQEWLKSSVPFGGFPWGVVAFGQAEGPLLPLAQLGGAPLVSVAVALVGFSLTALSLEIVMWWRRSHPSAEGSDAARPEAVLPGVIICVVLLATALVWPGIRQAGAGAGEHPSVTVAAVQGNVPRLGLDFNAQRRAVLDNHVAQTLKLAEDVRAGRAPQPMVVIWPENSSDIDPLRNTDAAAQISAAARAIRAPILVGTVLAAPGYTRDSPVATNTVLVWDPETGPQDRHDKRIIQPFGEYLPWRDFFRRFSSYADRAGYFLPGDGTGVVQAAGIPIGVATCWEVIFDRAVRDSVLNGAQLLAVPANNATFDAAMSAQQLAFARLRAVEHDRYVVVSGTTGISAVVAPDGHALATTEFFEPAYLDMAVRLKSNITFATDWGPAVQWALVGVGVAAVIAAMLHNGKFVRRRREAALRTPVGPQHRPTGQDSPDAGSEDERTA